The following proteins are co-located in the Sporolactobacillus pectinivorans genome:
- the carA gene encoding glutamine-hydrolyzing carbamoyl-phosphate synthase small subunit, whose product MKRQLVLENGAAFIGEAFGSFRVSKGEVVFNTGMTGYQEVITDPSYCGQIVTLTYPLIGNYGINRSDNESGRPSISGLVAREVSEDPSHWQKDKTLSEWLAEYDVPGIKGIDTRKLTKMIREYGTLRGKIASVEENSSEIAQELKKWPLPTDQISRVSTKSAYVTPGSGPRIVLVDFGAKQGILRECIKRGFDVVVVPYQTTAKDILKLHPDGLLLSNGPGDPKDVPEAIQMVRDMLGKVPLFGVCLGHQLFALASGANTVKMRFGHRGVNHPVKDLRTGKFAITSQNHGFTVEQASLEGTELEATHIAINDGTIEGLRHKCYPAFSVQFHPEASPGPDDSQGLFDDFMTMVNTHRKEGAGLA is encoded by the coding sequence TTGAAAAGACAGCTTGTACTGGAAAACGGGGCGGCTTTTATCGGCGAAGCGTTCGGCAGCTTCAGAGTGTCAAAAGGGGAAGTCGTTTTTAATACGGGAATGACCGGATATCAGGAAGTGATCACCGATCCGTCATACTGCGGCCAGATCGTAACGCTGACTTATCCGCTGATTGGTAATTATGGGATTAACCGCTCCGACAATGAGTCCGGGCGGCCCAGTATATCGGGCTTAGTTGCCCGGGAAGTTTCTGAAGATCCTTCCCACTGGCAGAAAGACAAGACGTTAAGTGAATGGTTGGCCGAATATGATGTGCCTGGAATCAAGGGAATCGATACCCGGAAGCTGACAAAAATGATCCGGGAATATGGCACGCTCAGAGGAAAAATCGCTTCTGTTGAAGAAAATTCGTCAGAAATAGCACAGGAACTGAAAAAATGGCCACTGCCCACGGATCAGATCAGCCGCGTCTCGACAAAGTCGGCCTATGTTACTCCGGGATCGGGTCCCCGCATTGTGCTTGTTGATTTTGGCGCGAAACAGGGTATTCTGCGAGAGTGCATCAAACGCGGTTTCGATGTGGTGGTCGTCCCCTATCAGACGACTGCCAAGGACATACTTAAGCTTCATCCGGACGGCCTTTTATTAAGCAACGGACCCGGAGATCCAAAAGATGTCCCGGAAGCGATTCAGATGGTCCGCGATATGCTCGGTAAAGTGCCGCTCTTTGGCGTCTGTCTCGGGCATCAGCTGTTTGCTCTTGCTTCCGGAGCGAATACTGTGAAAATGCGCTTCGGCCACCGCGGTGTCAACCATCCGGTTAAAGATCTTCGGACCGGAAAATTTGCGATTACATCACAGAACCACGGATTTACAGTTGAACAGGCATCACTTGAAGGAACGGAACTCGAAGCGACTCATATCGCCATTAATGATGGGACCATCGAAGGCTTGCGCCACAAATGCTATCCGGCGTTCAGCGTTCAGTTTCATCCGGAAGCCTCACCGGGACCGGATGACAGTCAGGGCTTGTTCGACGACTTTATGACGATGGTTAACACACATAGGAAAGAAGGTGCCGGTCTTGCCTAA
- the ileS gene encoding isoleucine--tRNA ligase: MDYKKTLLMPKTAFKMRGSLPNKEPLMQKKWDDEHIYEQSLKQNEGKPTFILHDGPPYANGNIHIGHAENKVLKDMINRFKSMTGFQTPYVPGWDTHGLPIEQQLAKQGIDRKKMSIAELREKCKEYALGQVEHQKVQFKRLGVRADWDYPYLTLQKEFEAEQIKVFGEMAKRGYIYKDKKTVYWSPSSESALAEAEIEYKDVKSYSIYVSFHVTDGKGVLNPDEEVVIWTTTPWTMPANLAIAVNPKFDYCVVQVGERKFVVAVDLMESLTKTLGWENPDTLRTFNGKALEGVVCRHPFYERDSVVILGDHVTLDAGTGCVHTAPGFGEDDFNVGKKYGLEILCPVDDKGKMTEEAPGFEGLFYSDANEPVIAKLEEVHALLKKGTFTHSYPHDWRTKKPVIWRATKQWFASIKAFREDILKAIHEVKWTPSWGDVRMTNMIKDREDWCISRQRAWGVPIPVFYGEDGEPVITDETIQHVSDLFRKYGSNVWFEWDVKKLLPEGFTSEHSPNGTFKKETDIMDVWFDSGSSHQGVLTTRPELRRPADMYLEGSDQYRGWFNSSLATSVAVTGHAPYKEVLSHGFTLDGKGLKMSKSIGNVIDPMKVMKQFGADIIRLWVASVDYQADARVSNEILAQVAEVYRKIRNTVRFILGNLSDFAEKDAVASEDMPELEKYMLVKLNELIDTCLTGYNNYQFLNVYKALQNYCTTDLSAFYMDVAKDALYVQPQASLVRRSAQTVLYKTVVALTKLLSPIIPHTAEEIWQFIPGTAEVSEYVQLTDMPEPEHVDGAEELEKKWKTILAVRDDVLKSLEKARDAKLIGKSLEAAVTLYPTKATEWLKDQPVLDKLFIVSHVDVAEESDAVPGTADQYTLGAVAVRPAEGEKCERCWSVLPSVGQDHEHPTLCASCSATVRHDYAGVSLED, translated from the coding sequence TTGGACTATAAGAAAACATTACTGATGCCGAAAACGGCATTCAAAATGCGTGGCAGTCTGCCGAACAAAGAACCACTGATGCAGAAAAAGTGGGATGACGAACATATCTATGAACAGTCACTGAAGCAGAATGAAGGGAAACCAACATTCATTTTGCATGACGGACCCCCATATGCGAACGGAAACATTCATATTGGGCATGCTGAGAATAAAGTTCTGAAGGACATGATCAACCGCTTCAAGTCGATGACAGGATTTCAGACACCTTATGTCCCAGGCTGGGATACGCACGGGCTGCCCATCGAACAGCAACTGGCCAAACAGGGTATTGACCGTAAGAAAATGTCGATTGCCGAATTGCGTGAGAAGTGCAAAGAATACGCACTTGGCCAGGTAGAACATCAAAAGGTACAGTTTAAACGTCTTGGCGTGCGTGCAGACTGGGATTACCCTTATCTCACACTTCAAAAGGAATTTGAAGCGGAACAGATCAAGGTTTTTGGTGAAATGGCAAAAAGAGGTTATATATACAAAGACAAGAAAACGGTTTACTGGTCCCCTTCATCCGAATCGGCGCTGGCCGAAGCTGAAATCGAATATAAAGATGTCAAGTCGTATTCGATTTACGTCTCTTTCCACGTCACAGATGGCAAAGGTGTCCTGAATCCGGATGAGGAAGTCGTCATCTGGACAACGACACCTTGGACGATGCCGGCAAACCTGGCGATTGCGGTCAATCCGAAGTTCGATTACTGTGTCGTTCAGGTCGGCGAAAGAAAATTTGTTGTTGCCGTCGATCTGATGGAATCACTGACAAAAACGCTTGGTTGGGAAAACCCGGACACACTGCGGACATTCAATGGGAAAGCACTGGAAGGCGTGGTTTGCCGCCATCCGTTCTATGAACGCGATTCCGTTGTTATTCTTGGCGACCATGTCACCCTCGATGCCGGCACCGGCTGCGTCCACACCGCTCCGGGATTTGGTGAGGATGACTTCAACGTCGGGAAAAAATATGGCCTTGAAATCCTATGTCCGGTTGATGATAAAGGCAAGATGACAGAAGAAGCCCCAGGCTTTGAAGGACTTTTCTATTCCGATGCGAATGAACCGGTAATCGCAAAATTGGAGGAAGTGCACGCCCTGCTGAAAAAGGGGACATTCACCCACTCTTATCCGCATGACTGGCGCACGAAAAAACCGGTAATCTGGCGGGCGACAAAGCAGTGGTTTGCTTCAATCAAAGCGTTCCGTGAAGATATTTTAAAAGCGATTCATGAAGTCAAGTGGACGCCTTCATGGGGCGATGTCCGAATGACGAACATGATTAAGGATCGTGAAGACTGGTGTATTTCACGGCAGCGCGCCTGGGGTGTCCCGATTCCGGTTTTCTACGGGGAAGATGGTGAGCCAGTTATTACAGACGAAACCATTCAGCACGTGTCTGACCTGTTTCGCAAATATGGGTCAAATGTTTGGTTCGAGTGGGATGTCAAGAAATTACTTCCTGAAGGATTCACTTCGGAACACAGTCCAAATGGTACGTTCAAGAAGGAAACTGATATAATGGATGTCTGGTTCGATTCCGGTTCCTCACATCAGGGCGTGCTGACAACACGGCCGGAATTGCGCCGGCCTGCTGATATGTATCTGGAAGGATCCGACCAGTATCGCGGCTGGTTTAACTCGTCGCTTGCAACTTCTGTTGCAGTTACCGGACATGCGCCCTATAAAGAAGTGCTTAGCCATGGATTTACTCTGGACGGCAAAGGACTGAAAATGAGTAAATCGATCGGTAACGTGATTGATCCGATGAAAGTGATGAAACAGTTCGGAGCGGATATTATCAGACTGTGGGTCGCATCGGTCGACTACCAGGCGGATGCAAGGGTATCTAATGAGATATTGGCTCAGGTCGCGGAAGTTTACCGCAAGATCCGCAACACGGTCCGGTTCATACTTGGCAATCTGAGTGACTTTGCGGAGAAAGATGCCGTTGCCTCTGAAGACATGCCTGAACTTGAAAAGTATATGCTGGTCAAACTGAATGAACTGATTGACACTTGTCTTACGGGTTACAATAATTATCAGTTCCTCAATGTTTATAAAGCATTGCAGAATTACTGTACCACGGATCTGAGCGCGTTTTATATGGATGTTGCCAAAGATGCCCTTTATGTTCAGCCGCAAGCAAGCCTCGTCCGCCGATCGGCCCAGACGGTTCTCTATAAGACCGTGGTTGCGCTGACAAAATTGCTCTCGCCGATCATCCCGCATACGGCAGAAGAAATCTGGCAATTTATCCCGGGAACGGCTGAGGTTTCAGAATATGTTCAGCTGACCGACATGCCGGAACCGGAACATGTTGATGGTGCCGAAGAGCTGGAGAAAAAGTGGAAAACGATCCTTGCAGTGCGTGACGATGTGCTGAAATCACTGGAAAAAGCCCGCGATGCGAAACTGATTGGGAAATCGCTGGAAGCAGCAGTAACTTTATACCCGACAAAAGCAACGGAGTGGTTGAAAGATCAGCCGGTACTTGACAAGCTCTTCATCGTCTCGCATGTTGATGTTGCGGAAGAATCTGATGCGGTTCCGGGCACAGCTGATCAGTACACGCTGGGTGCAGTGGCCGTTCGTCCGGCTGAAGGAGAGAAATGTGAACGCTGCTGGTCGGTGCTCCCTTCCGTTGGTCAGGATCATGAACATCCGACACTTTGCGCCAGCTGCAGTGCAACAGTCAGACACGATTATGCAGGCGTCAGCCTTGAAGACTAA
- the carB gene encoding carbamoyl-phosphate synthase large subunit — MPKRTDIHKILVIGSGPIIIGQAAEFDYSGTQACQSLREEGYEVVLVNSNPATIMTDTDIADHVYIEPLTVEFVSKIIRKENPDGLLATLGGQTGLNLAVQLHQSGILDELNVQLLGTKLESIEEAEDREKFRDLMLKLGEPVPPSETVTDFGEAKKFVEKIHLPVIIRPAFTLGGTGGGIASTDEELETITENGLKLSPVHQVLIEKSIAGFKEIEFEVMRDSNDGAISVCHMENIDPVGIHTGDSIVTAPCQTLSDRDLQHLRSVSLRIVRALKIEGGCNVQLALDPSSDRYYIIEVNPRVSRSSALASKATGYPIAKVAAKIAVGYRLDEIRNAVTGTTFASFEPTLDYVVTKIPRWPFDKFDDAKRTLGTQMKATGEVLAMGRNFEESLLKAVRSLENGTRHLELKEAREMTLDDLYENIAKQDDRRLYFIAEAIRRGASIDTIWDITKINSFFLNKIAHIVRIEDQLKSHPEDASTLLKAKKHGFSDAEVAECWNMTDQSVSEWRKARGIRPVYKMVDTCAGEFASATPYYYSAYEEENESLVSNRESVVVLGSGPIRIGQGVEFDYATVHAVWAIKQQGYEAIMINNNPETVSTDFSISDKLYVEPLTLEDVMHVIDLEKPMGVVVQFGGQTAINLAAGLAANGVRILGTSLDAMDQAEDRDRFEQLLHQLKVDRPAGDTAFSTEEAVKIAGQLGYPVLVRPSYVLGGRAMEIVYHEKDLIHYMSNAVRINPDHPVLVDRYLVGTEIELDALSDGKDVYIPGIMEHIERAGVHSGDSIAVYPSQTLSGQIKEEVVDIAIRIAKGLKVVGLLNIQFVIHENHVYVIEVNPRASRTVPFLSKITGVPLAKVATQLILGETLEGLGYETGIHPEPAHNVFVKAPVFSFAKLRSVDVTLGPEMKSTGEVMGQDVTLEKALYKGLLASGISIPSHGTVLYTIADKDKEEALDLVKRFYDIGFNILATEGTAKMIAARHLPVTVVNKIGGPVPNLLETIRHGGAQFVVNTLTPGQRPARDGFRIRRESVENGVVCLTSLDTTEALLTVLESLAFRTECMPKMDDHSFAAAAKQGDQEGVIR, encoded by the coding sequence TTGCCTAAAAGAACGGATATCCATAAAATTCTAGTCATTGGATCCGGACCGATCATCATTGGACAGGCTGCGGAATTTGACTACTCGGGAACACAGGCCTGTCAATCGTTGAGGGAGGAGGGCTATGAGGTCGTCCTTGTGAACTCCAATCCGGCAACAATCATGACAGATACCGATATTGCTGACCATGTATATATTGAACCGCTGACTGTTGAATTCGTCAGCAAGATCATTCGTAAAGAAAATCCCGATGGACTTCTTGCCACGCTGGGCGGGCAAACAGGGCTGAACCTGGCTGTTCAACTGCATCAGTCAGGAATATTAGACGAGCTGAATGTGCAGCTTCTCGGCACCAAACTGGAAAGCATCGAAGAAGCGGAGGACCGGGAAAAATTCCGCGACTTAATGCTTAAGCTTGGGGAACCGGTTCCCCCGAGCGAAACGGTGACAGATTTCGGCGAAGCCAAAAAATTCGTTGAGAAGATACATCTTCCTGTGATCATTCGCCCTGCTTTTACCCTGGGTGGAACCGGGGGCGGCATCGCGTCAACGGATGAAGAACTGGAAACTATTACGGAAAATGGCTTGAAGCTGAGTCCGGTTCACCAGGTTCTGATTGAAAAAAGCATCGCCGGCTTTAAGGAAATTGAGTTTGAGGTCATGCGTGACAGCAATGACGGAGCGATTTCCGTCTGCCACATGGAAAACATCGATCCGGTCGGGATCCATACTGGCGATTCGATTGTAACGGCGCCTTGCCAGACGCTTAGCGACCGTGACTTGCAGCACTTGCGCAGTGTATCACTGCGGATCGTCCGTGCACTGAAAATCGAAGGCGGGTGCAATGTCCAGCTGGCTCTTGATCCGAGCAGCGACCGCTACTATATCATTGAGGTTAATCCACGTGTCAGCCGTTCGTCTGCCCTTGCATCCAAAGCGACCGGATACCCGATAGCCAAAGTGGCAGCAAAAATTGCCGTTGGCTACCGTTTGGATGAAATCAGAAACGCGGTCACCGGCACGACTTTTGCCAGTTTTGAGCCGACACTCGATTACGTCGTAACGAAAATCCCGCGCTGGCCGTTTGATAAATTCGATGATGCTAAACGGACACTCGGCACACAGATGAAGGCGACAGGCGAGGTACTGGCAATGGGCCGGAACTTTGAAGAGTCTCTTCTGAAGGCCGTCCGGTCGCTTGAAAACGGAACAAGGCATCTTGAACTTAAAGAAGCCAGGGAAATGACGCTTGATGACCTCTATGAGAACATAGCCAAACAGGATGACCGCCGGCTGTATTTCATTGCCGAAGCCATCCGTCGCGGAGCATCGATAGATACGATTTGGGACATAACAAAAATCAATTCGTTTTTCCTGAATAAAATCGCCCATATTGTCCGCATTGAGGATCAGCTAAAATCACATCCGGAAGATGCCAGTACGTTGCTTAAAGCAAAAAAACACGGCTTTTCGGATGCCGAGGTTGCAGAGTGCTGGAACATGACCGATCAGTCAGTCTCGGAATGGCGAAAAGCGCGCGGTATCCGTCCTGTTTATAAGATGGTTGATACATGTGCCGGTGAATTTGCATCGGCAACACCTTATTATTACAGTGCTTATGAGGAAGAAAATGAATCACTGGTTTCGAATCGGGAAAGCGTTGTTGTTCTTGGTTCGGGACCGATCCGGATCGGCCAGGGCGTTGAATTTGATTATGCGACGGTTCATGCGGTATGGGCGATCAAACAGCAAGGCTATGAAGCGATTATGATCAATAATAATCCGGAAACTGTCTCAACCGATTTCAGCATTTCCGATAAACTCTATGTCGAGCCGCTGACGCTGGAAGATGTCATGCACGTCATTGATCTGGAAAAACCCATGGGTGTCGTGGTGCAGTTTGGCGGCCAGACCGCCATTAATCTGGCTGCCGGTCTGGCTGCAAACGGAGTCCGGATTCTCGGAACATCGCTTGACGCGATGGATCAGGCGGAAGACCGCGACCGGTTTGAGCAGCTTCTGCATCAGCTGAAGGTCGACCGCCCGGCTGGCGATACGGCTTTCTCAACAGAAGAGGCGGTAAAGATTGCCGGGCAGCTCGGCTATCCGGTCTTGGTCCGTCCATCGTATGTGCTTGGCGGACGGGCGATGGAGATTGTGTACCATGAAAAAGATCTGATTCACTATATGAGTAATGCGGTTCGTATTAATCCGGATCACCCGGTGCTTGTTGATCGTTATCTTGTCGGGACAGAGATTGAGCTGGATGCTTTGTCAGACGGTAAGGATGTCTACATTCCGGGAATTATGGAACATATTGAACGAGCAGGTGTCCACTCCGGAGATTCCATTGCTGTCTATCCGTCACAGACCTTAAGCGGACAGATCAAGGAAGAGGTCGTGGATATCGCTATCAGGATTGCGAAAGGGCTGAAAGTGGTCGGCCTTCTGAATATTCAGTTTGTCATTCACGAGAATCATGTATATGTTATTGAAGTCAACCCGAGGGCGAGCCGTACTGTCCCATTTTTGAGCAAGATTACAGGTGTGCCATTGGCGAAAGTGGCAACCCAGCTGATTCTTGGCGAGACGCTGGAAGGACTTGGCTATGAGACAGGCATTCATCCCGAGCCTGCGCACAATGTATTTGTCAAAGCTCCCGTCTTTTCTTTCGCCAAACTGCGCAGTGTCGATGTCACTCTCGGACCCGAGATGAAATCGACGGGAGAAGTCATGGGTCAGGATGTGACACTTGAAAAGGCGCTTTACAAAGGACTGCTGGCAAGCGGGATATCGATCCCTTCTCATGGCACTGTGCTGTATACAATCGCTGACAAGGACAAGGAAGAAGCGCTGGATCTTGTCAAACGGTTCTACGACATCGGCTTTAATATTTTAGCAACCGAAGGGACAGCAAAAATGATTGCCGCGCGCCATCTGCCGGTTACCGTTGTCAATAAAATCGGAGGCCCGGTGCCCAATCTTCTTGAAACCATCCGGCACGGGGGAGCACAGTTTGTCGTCAATACACTGACCCCGGGGCAGCGCCCGGCAAGAGACGGATTCCGTATCCGCCGTGAATCAGTTGAAAATGGTGTTGTCTGCCTGACTTCTCTGGACACGACCGAAGCACTGCTGACTGTTCTGGAATCGCTGGCATTCAGAACGGAATGCATGCCGAAGATGGATGACCATTCGTTTGCTGCCGCAGCTAAGCAGGGTGACCAGGAAGGTGTCATCCGATGA
- the lspA gene encoding signal peptidase II: protein MIYYLVALAVLLLDQLSKWMVIRNMNVGESISIIPNVFYLTSLRNTGAAWNILEGQFVFFFIITAVVLSVVIYYMQKVGRKQPLLGTALAFIIGGTLGNFSDRLFRGEVVDFIHVYIVHYNYPVFNLADSSLFIGVLLLIIYLIIDGRKGKK from the coding sequence ATGATTTATTATCTTGTTGCATTGGCTGTGTTGTTATTGGATCAGTTGTCAAAATGGATGGTTATTCGGAACATGAATGTCGGTGAGAGCATATCGATTATCCCGAATGTGTTTTACCTGACCTCTCTGAGAAATACGGGAGCGGCATGGAATATTCTCGAAGGCCAGTTTGTTTTCTTCTTTATCATTACTGCTGTCGTCCTGAGTGTCGTTATCTACTATATGCAGAAAGTGGGGAGAAAGCAGCCGCTGCTTGGCACGGCGCTGGCCTTCATTATAGGGGGGACCTTAGGCAACTTTTCTGACCGGCTGTTCAGAGGAGAAGTCGTTGACTTTATTCATGTCTACATCGTCCATTATAATTATCCAGTCTTCAATCTGGCGGATTCTTCGCTGTTTATCGGCGTTCTTTTGCTCATTATCTACTTAATTATTGATGGAAGGAAAGGAAAAAAATAA
- a CDS encoding dihydroorotate dehydrogenase electron transfer subunit, producing the protein MIQEDMITLSQREIADDIFELKLQGEISGEISEPGQFVHIRVGSESGSVAPLLRRPISICTADQRHQQLTLIYRSTGLGTQLLSHAVKGQKIDVFGPLGHGFPVGAVSEGGRALLIGGGVGVPPLYGLSQALADKGVQITHVLGFRSEKDIFYENEFAELGETIILTEDGTNGRVGRVTDVLADLDFDVAYACGPLPMLIAVQKMITSKPLYLSMEQRMGCGIGACMACAVHTVNPNDDKGYRRVCCDGPVFRAGEVELC; encoded by the coding sequence ATGATTCAGGAAGACATGATCACTCTTTCACAGCGGGAGATCGCCGATGATATTTTTGAATTGAAACTGCAGGGGGAGATTTCCGGCGAAATCAGTGAACCTGGACAATTCGTCCATATACGTGTCGGTAGTGAATCCGGCTCAGTCGCTCCACTGCTTCGCAGGCCGATCAGCATCTGCACAGCCGATCAGCGACATCAGCAACTGACGCTTATATACCGCAGTACTGGTCTGGGGACGCAACTCCTCTCGCACGCGGTCAAAGGTCAGAAAATTGATGTGTTCGGCCCGCTCGGACATGGTTTTCCGGTCGGTGCAGTTTCTGAAGGAGGACGCGCTCTGCTGATCGGCGGTGGTGTCGGGGTCCCGCCGCTCTATGGGTTATCGCAGGCGCTCGCAGACAAAGGCGTGCAGATCACTCACGTGCTTGGATTTAGATCTGAGAAAGACATCTTTTATGAGAACGAATTCGCCGAACTCGGCGAGACTATTATACTGACAGAGGACGGCACCAACGGCCGGGTAGGCCGGGTCACCGATGTACTTGCCGATCTGGATTTTGATGTTGCATACGCGTGCGGGCCGCTTCCGATGCTGATAGCTGTTCAGAAAATGATCACCTCGAAACCGCTCTATTTATCGATGGAACAGCGGATGGGTTGCGGTATTGGCGCTTGTATGGCTTGTGCGGTTCATACAGTGAATCCGAATGACGACAAAGGGTATCGGCGCGTCTGCTGTGACGGTCCCGTATTCAGAGCAGGGGAGGTTGAACTATGCTAG
- a CDS encoding aspartate carbamoyltransferase catalytic subunit — MANLLSLNDLKVSEINGILDRAEQLLEMGDAGWFEPRHILVANLFFEPSTRTRFSFETAENRLGLQILNFSSAASSTQKGESLYDTVRTMQAIGAKAVVIRHKHDEYYRELMDGIGLTILNAGDGAGNHPTQALLDLLTIRQEFFSFQRLTVAIIGDLRYSRVARSDAEVLARLGCRVLLSGPEEWQNQGLPGEYMAVDDAVETADVVIMLRIQHERHEKAMKMTKEEYHASYGLTRERAERMKPESIIMHPGPVNRGVELDSDLVESAHSRYFKQISNGVVARMAAVEWALDIKELAGAREQERIAEKM, encoded by the coding sequence ATGGCAAATCTGCTCAGTTTGAATGACTTGAAAGTTTCTGAAATTAACGGAATTCTGGATCGGGCGGAACAATTACTTGAGATGGGCGATGCCGGCTGGTTTGAGCCCCGCCATATACTGGTTGCCAATCTGTTCTTTGAACCAAGTACAAGGACGCGCTTCAGTTTTGAAACAGCCGAGAATCGACTTGGATTACAGATTCTAAATTTCAGCAGTGCAGCCTCCAGTACCCAGAAGGGCGAATCCCTTTACGATACGGTCAGGACCATGCAGGCGATTGGCGCCAAAGCTGTAGTGATCCGTCATAAACATGATGAATATTACCGTGAACTGATGGACGGCATTGGGCTGACCATTCTGAATGCGGGAGACGGTGCAGGAAACCATCCGACACAGGCACTCTTGGATCTGCTGACGATCCGCCAGGAGTTCTTCAGTTTCCAAAGATTGACGGTCGCCATCATCGGGGATCTCAGGTACAGCAGGGTGGCGAGATCTGACGCCGAAGTGCTGGCCCGCCTCGGATGCCGTGTGCTCCTTTCAGGGCCGGAAGAGTGGCAAAATCAGGGACTGCCCGGTGAATACATGGCGGTTGACGATGCGGTTGAAACTGCAGACGTGGTGATCATGCTGCGCATTCAGCACGAACGTCATGAAAAGGCAATGAAGATGACAAAAGAAGAATACCACGCCAGCTACGGACTGACGCGCGAGCGTGCGGAGCGGATGAAACCGGAAAGTATTATCATGCATCCGGGTCCGGTCAATAGGGGTGTTGAACTGGACAGCGACCTAGTTGAATCAGCACATTCACGTTATTTTAAACAAATCAGCAATGGCGTCGTGGCTCGCATGGCGGCTGTTGAATGGGCGCTCGATATTAAGGAGCTTGCAGGAGCTCGCGAACAAGAGCGTATTGCGGAAAAAATGTAA
- the pyrR gene encoding bifunctional pyr operon transcriptional regulator/uracil phosphoribosyltransferase PyrR, which translates to MDEKEIMDEKAVSRALTRLAHEIIERNEGVDSVVLVGIKTRGIYLANRLAERIAAIETHEVSVGELDTTAYRDDLPEKPEDPKIIASSLPVPIEGKTVIVVDDVLFTGRTIRAAMDALMDLGRPERIQLAVLIDRGHRELPIRPDYIGKNVPTSKEELISVQLREVDSSDRVVILTKRK; encoded by the coding sequence TTGGATGAGAAAGAAATTATGGATGAAAAAGCGGTGTCCCGGGCGCTCACCCGGCTCGCACATGAAATCATTGAACGCAATGAAGGTGTCGATTCTGTAGTGCTCGTCGGCATTAAAACGAGAGGTATCTATTTGGCGAACCGGCTCGCGGAACGCATTGCGGCTATTGAAACGCACGAGGTTTCAGTGGGAGAACTCGACACAACCGCCTACCGGGATGATCTGCCGGAAAAACCGGAAGATCCGAAGATCATCGCAAGCAGCTTACCCGTTCCTATTGAAGGGAAGACGGTGATTGTTGTCGATGATGTCCTGTTTACCGGTCGGACCATTCGCGCGGCTATGGACGCCCTGATGGACCTCGGAAGGCCGGAAAGAATTCAGCTGGCGGTTCTGATTGATCGCGGTCATCGCGAACTTCCGATCCGGCCGGACTACATCGGGAAAAATGTTCCGACGTCAAAAGAAGAACTGATCTCCGTTCAACTGAGAGAAGTGGATTCGTCGGATCGGGTGGTCATACTTACGAAAAGAAAATAA
- a CDS encoding RluA family pseudouridine synthase produces MSCLRKIADQTDEGKRMDKWAAEQLSTESRSRLQQLIKEGHILINGDKVKASYRMRTGDVILVSVPDPEPLDVVPENIGLDIIYEDDAVVVVNKPRGMVVHPAPGHMTGTLVNALLFHCRDLSGINGILRPGIVHRIDKDTSGLLMVAKTDAAHRSLAAQLKDKTTHRLYLAIVHGVLPEDSGTIDAPIGRDDKDRKKMAVTDHNSKSAVTHFKVIERFSKYTYLSCRLETGRTHQIRVHMAYIGHPLAGDPKYGLKKTLPIDGQALHAAELGFSHPVTGNFLTFKTDPPADFEKLLGMLRAGEFS; encoded by the coding sequence ATGTCGTGCCTCAGAAAAATTGCGGATCAGACGGATGAGGGCAAGCGCATGGATAAATGGGCGGCGGAACAGCTATCAACTGAATCGCGCAGCCGTTTGCAGCAGCTGATTAAAGAGGGTCATATTCTGATTAATGGAGATAAAGTCAAGGCCAGCTACAGGATGAGAACCGGAGACGTCATTTTGGTATCAGTACCCGATCCCGAACCGCTCGATGTCGTTCCGGAGAATATCGGTCTTGATATAATTTATGAAGATGATGCTGTGGTCGTCGTGAACAAACCGCGCGGAATGGTTGTCCATCCCGCGCCCGGCCATATGACAGGGACACTTGTCAATGCGCTCCTTTTTCATTGCCGGGACCTGTCAGGAATTAACGGAATTCTGCGCCCGGGCATTGTTCACCGAATTGATAAAGATACATCCGGGTTGCTGATGGTGGCTAAAACGGATGCTGCCCACCGCTCGCTAGCGGCGCAGTTGAAAGACAAAACAACTCATCGTCTATATCTGGCAATCGTGCACGGGGTGCTGCCGGAAGATTCCGGAACCATTGACGCACCCATCGGGCGGGATGATAAAGACCGAAAAAAGATGGCGGTTACTGATCACAACAGCAAATCAGCAGTGACACATTTCAAAGTCATTGAGCGGTTTAGCAAGTATACTTATCTGTCTTGCCGGCTGGAAACGGGAAGGACACATCAGATCCGCGTCCATATGGCTTATATCGGCCATCCGCTTGCAGGCGATCCGAAATATGGACTGAAAAAAACGTTGCCCATTGACGGACAGGCACTCCACGCTGCCGAACTGGGGTTCAGCCATCCGGTCACAGGAAACTTTCTGACCTTCAAAACAGATCCTCCGGCCGATTTTGAAAAATTACTTGGCATGCTTCGCGCGGGAGAATTTTCTTAA